A region from the Planktothrix sp. FACHB-1365 genome encodes:
- a CDS encoding AAA-like domain-containing protein yields the protein MTIDDVILVLNAMLPKPLTRLQELILRQAWEGKTYTIIAQEAYYGPERVRKVAADLWILLSQVLNESINKSNFRKILESRELTLAQQQLIWQTSSQPSLNRKIPLEFPDGPLSLSSRFYISRPPIEELAFTEIMEPGSVLRIKAPQKMGKSSLLLRIIAYANELNYRSVTLDFNQAEESLFIDLNKFLRWFCANVGHALDLESQLENYWDEDIGSKVSCTIYFQNYILEHIQEPIVLVLNEVNRIFEYPELAKEFFPMLRVWYEEARKIEIWQKLRLIVAYSTEIYVPLNLNQSPFNIGLPLSLPYLTHEQIKELAECYQLDWAGDSEIQQLMAMVGGHPYLVQLAMYHLVSVSSAAFCNIYTSVSQLGLECPLTPQAQLQELLQQAPTNAGIYKNHLRRLLFSLNQYPQLKVAFQQVIKTGGSGKIDSTLAYKLDSMGLITFNGDHLEPSCELYRRYFQEELQ from the coding sequence ATGACAATCGACGATGTGATTCTAGTCTTGAACGCCATGCTTCCTAAGCCCTTGACCCGACTTCAAGAGCTCATTTTGCGACAAGCATGGGAAGGTAAAACCTACACTATCATTGCTCAGGAAGCTTACTATGGCCCTGAACGAGTTAGAAAAGTTGCAGCAGACTTGTGGATTTTACTGAGTCAGGTTTTGAATGAGTCTATCAATAAAAGCAACTTTCGCAAAATACTAGAATCCCGTGAACTCACCCTCGCTCAACAGCAATTAATCTGGCAAACGTCTTCCCAACCCAGCCTCAACCGCAAAATCCCCCTAGAATTTCCTGACGGCCCTTTATCCTTAAGCTCTCGCTTCTATATTTCCCGTCCTCCTATTGAAGAACTCGCTTTTACAGAAATTATGGAACCGGGTTCTGTATTGCGGATTAAAGCTCCTCAAAAAATGGGAAAAAGCTCATTATTATTAAGAATAATAGCTTATGCAAATGAACTTAATTATCGAAGTGTTACTTTAGATTTTAATCAGGCAGAAGAAAGTTTATTTATCGACTTAAATAAATTCTTGCGTTGGTTTTGTGCCAATGTGGGTCACGCTTTAGATTTAGAATCCCAATTAGAAAATTATTGGGATGAAGACATTGGGAGTAAAGTTAGTTGTACCATTTATTTTCAAAATTATATTCTCGAACACATTCAAGAACCGATTGTATTGGTATTAAATGAAGTTAATCGAATTTTTGAATATCCTGAACTGGCTAAAGAATTTTTTCCGATGTTGCGAGTTTGGTATGAAGAAGCGCGTAAAATAGAAATCTGGCAAAAACTTCGCTTAATTGTTGCCTATTCCACAGAAATTTATGTTCCCCTTAACTTAAATCAGTCTCCTTTTAATATTGGATTACCCTTAAGCTTACCTTACTTGACTCACGAACAAATTAAAGAACTAGCAGAATGTTATCAATTAGACTGGGCCGGTGATTCAGAGATTCAACAGTTAATGGCAATGGTGGGAGGACATCCGTATTTAGTTCAGTTAGCGATGTATCATCTAGTCTCTGTATCAAGTGCAGCATTTTGTAATATTTATACATCCGTATCCCAACTAGGACTGGAGTGCCCCTTAACACCCCAAGCCCAACTCCAAGAACTCCTCCAACAAGCCCCTACAAACGCGGGAATTTATAAAAATCATTTGCGTCGTCTGTTATTTTCTCTGAATCAATATCCTCAACTGAAAGTCGCTTTTCAACAGGTCATTAAGACCGGAGGGTCAGGTAAAATTGACTCGACTTTAGCGTATAAATTAGACAGTATGGGTTTAATTACATTTAATGGTGATCACCTTGAACCCAGTTGTGAACTCTATCGCCGTTATTTCCAAGAAGAATTACAGTAG
- the glnA gene encoding type I glutamate--ammonia ligase has translation MPETAQEVLSMIEDQGIQMIDLKFVDMLGTWQHLTVHNSQIDESSFTDGVPFDGSSIRGWKAINESDMSMVLDPKTAWIDPFMAEPTLSIICSIQEPRTGEPYSRCPRVIAQKAVDYLISTGIGDTAFFGPEAEFFIFDDVRYDQTQHCGYYYVDSVEGRWNSGREEPGGNLAYKPGYKEGYFPVAPTDTFQDIRTEMLLTMAKCGVPIEKHHHEVATGGQCELGFKFGTLIEAADNLMIYKYVIKNVGKKYGRTITFMPKPIFADNGSGMHTHQSIWKDGQPLFAGDKYAGFSDMGLWYIGGILKHAPALLALTNPSTNSYKRLVPGYEAPVNLAYSQGNRSASVRIPLAGNNPKAKRLEFRCPDATANPYMAFAAMLCAGIDGIKNQIDPGEPLDVDIYDLSPEELRKIPSTPGSLELALEALEQDHAFLTEPGVFTEDFIANWISYKLDNEVNPTRLRPTPYEFALYYDC, from the coding sequence ATGCCTGAGACTGCCCAAGAGGTCTTATCGATGATCGAAGACCAAGGGATTCAAATGATTGACCTGAAATTCGTGGATATGCTAGGAACCTGGCAACATCTAACGGTACACAACAGCCAAATCGATGAATCCTCCTTTACAGATGGTGTACCGTTTGATGGTTCCAGCATCCGAGGTTGGAAAGCCATTAATGAATCCGATATGTCAATGGTGTTAGATCCCAAAACAGCTTGGATCGATCCCTTCATGGCAGAACCGACTCTCAGCATCATTTGTAGTATTCAAGAGCCCCGCACCGGAGAACCCTACAGTCGTTGTCCCCGTGTGATTGCCCAAAAAGCCGTTGATTATTTAATTTCGACGGGAATTGGGGATACGGCGTTCTTTGGCCCAGAAGCGGAATTTTTCATTTTTGATGATGTTCGTTACGACCAAACCCAACATTGTGGGTATTACTATGTCGATTCTGTTGAAGGTCGTTGGAACTCAGGAAGGGAAGAACCCGGTGGAAACTTAGCCTACAAACCGGGCTACAAGGAAGGGTATTTCCCCGTTGCGCCAACGGATACTTTCCAAGATATCCGTACTGAAATGTTGTTAACCATGGCCAAATGTGGTGTTCCCATTGAAAAACATCACCATGAAGTGGCCACAGGTGGACAGTGCGAACTGGGTTTCAAATTTGGAACTCTGATTGAAGCCGCCGATAATTTGATGATCTACAAATATGTGATCAAAAATGTCGGTAAAAAATACGGCAGAACCATCACCTTCATGCCCAAACCGATTTTTGCAGATAACGGTTCTGGGATGCACACCCACCAATCTATTTGGAAAGATGGTCAACCTCTGTTTGCTGGGGATAAATATGCGGGCTTCAGCGACATGGGGCTGTGGTACATCGGTGGTATTCTCAAACACGCTCCGGCGTTGTTGGCCTTAACCAACCCCAGCACCAATTCTTACAAACGCTTAGTTCCTGGATATGAAGCTCCGGTGAACTTGGCTTACTCCCAAGGTAACCGTTCGGCTTCGGTGCGGATTCCTCTGGCTGGAAACAACCCCAAAGCCAAGCGTTTAGAGTTCCGGTGTCCTGATGCGACGGCTAACCCCTATATGGCGTTTGCAGCGATGCTCTGTGCTGGAATCGATGGGATTAAGAACCAAATTGATCCCGGTGAACCCTTGGATGTGGATATCTACGATCTCAGTCCTGAAGAATTGCGGAAAATTCCTTCAACCCCTGGTTCTTTGGAATTAGCGTTGGAAGCTTTAGAGCAGGATCACGCCTTTTTAACAGAACCGGGTGTGTTCACCGAAGACTTTATTGCTAACTGGATTTCCTACAAACTCGATAACGAAGTTAACCCCACCCGGTTACGTCCGACTCCCTACGAGTTTGCACTTTATTACGACTGTTAA
- the apcB gene encoding allophycocyanin subunit beta — MRDAVTSLIKNYDRTGRYLDRDAIDQLKSYFSTGTARVQAAAVINSNAATLVKQAGSTLFSQVPELIRPGGYAYTTRRYAACLRDMDYYLRYATYALVAGDMDVLDERVLQGLRETYNSLNVPVGPTVIGIGILKDLVAEQVAAAGLPTGDYLEQPFEHLIRELGEQDI, encoded by the coding sequence ATGCGAGACGCCGTTACAAGCTTAATAAAAAATTACGACAGAACGGGTCGCTATTTGGATCGAGATGCCATCGATCAATTAAAGTCCTATTTTTCGACGGGCACGGCACGGGTGCAAGCGGCTGCGGTGATTAATAGCAACGCGGCTACTTTGGTTAAACAAGCGGGTTCTACTTTGTTTAGCCAAGTTCCTGAGTTGATTCGTCCCGGTGGCTATGCTTACACCACCCGTCGTTATGCAGCCTGTTTACGGGATATGGACTATTATCTGCGTTACGCTACCTATGCTCTGGTGGCTGGAGATATGGATGTTTTAGATGAACGGGTACTCCAAGGATTACGGGAAACTTACAATTCCTTAAATGTTCCCGTTGGCCCAACTGTGATCGGCATCGGTATTCTCAAAGATTTAGTGGCTGAACAAGTTGCAGCCGCCGGACTGCCTACTGGAGATTATTTAGAACAACCTTTTGAGCATTTAATTCGGGAATTGGGTGAACAGGATATTTAA
- a CDS encoding TlyA family RNA methyltransferase, producing MKQRLDTLLVDRNLCESRQQAQRLIRAGDVLVNRQVIDKPGTEINTEAEIQVKQRAPFVSRGGEKLAKALAEFNIDVRDRICLDGGISTGGFTDCLLKAGAKQVYGVDVGYGQCDWGIRNDPRVILFERTNLRYLTPSQLYGELTGETDTPSEQYADFAVVDVSFISLTKILPPLWQLLKPNREVVLLVKPQFEVGKERVGKKGVVRDFQDQAHAIFQVGCAALTLGWQYRGLTWSPIQGPAGNIEYLLWLHSEGQPLPSQIAIAQITQLAQATLASSSTQP from the coding sequence GTGAAACAACGACTCGATACGTTATTAGTAGACCGCAATTTATGTGAGTCCCGCCAACAGGCTCAACGATTAATCCGGGCGGGAGACGTTTTGGTGAATCGACAGGTGATTGATAAACCGGGAACTGAAATCAATACAGAAGCAGAGATTCAAGTGAAACAACGAGCCCCTTTTGTCTCCAGAGGGGGAGAAAAACTAGCTAAAGCTCTGGCAGAATTTAACATTGATGTGCGCGATCGCATTTGTCTGGATGGGGGGATTTCAACGGGAGGGTTTACTGATTGTTTATTAAAAGCAGGGGCAAAACAAGTTTATGGTGTTGATGTCGGCTATGGACAATGCGACTGGGGGATTAGAAATGATCCGCGAGTGATTTTGTTTGAACGCACGAATCTGCGCTATTTAACGCCTAGTCAATTGTACGGAGAGTTAACGGGTGAAACAGATACACCCTCAGAACAATATGCGGATTTTGCCGTTGTCGATGTATCCTTTATTTCCTTAACCAAAATTCTGCCTCCGTTATGGCAACTGTTAAAGCCGAATCGGGAAGTGGTACTGTTAGTAAAACCTCAATTTGAAGTGGGGAAAGAACGGGTGGGCAAAAAAGGCGTTGTCCGAGATTTTCAAGATCAAGCCCATGCTATCTTTCAAGTCGGTTGTGCCGCCCTAACGTTAGGCTGGCAATATCGAGGTTTAACTTGGTCGCCGATTCAAGGCCCTGCTGGGAATATTGAATATCTGTTATGGTTACACAGTGAAGGTCAACCCCTTCCTTCGCAAATCGCCATCGCCCAAATCACCCAATTAGCCCAGGCAACCCTAGCATCTTCCTCTACTCAACCTTAA
- a CDS encoding peptide chain release factor 1, which produces MNKFIQRFKNLPWMALWQSVTLTYLIVAIAEVLMIWGITQSLALRKMIKILYAQPLDLLILFGVGVGVGALAIYLIEILPPKVFLNTTCLWVLFLCLLVTLLIYKSIFPPVLLLSTSQITIMGILMGLFWKGRTYWR; this is translated from the coding sequence ATGAATAAATTTATACAACGTTTTAAGAATTTGCCTTGGATGGCTTTGTGGCAAAGTGTCACCTTGACTTATTTAATCGTCGCGATCGCAGAAGTTTTGATGATTTGGGGAATCACTCAATCCTTAGCCTTGCGAAAAATGATCAAAATTTTATACGCCCAACCCTTAGACTTATTAATTTTATTCGGTGTCGGCGTTGGGGTAGGAGCTTTAGCCATTTATCTCATCGAAATTCTTCCCCCTAAAGTTTTCCTCAATACAACTTGTTTGTGGGTACTTTTCCTGTGCTTATTAGTAACTTTATTAATTTATAAATCCATCTTCCCGCCCGTTCTTTTATTAAGTACATCTCAAATCACAATTATGGGAATTTTAATGGGTTTATTTTGGAAAGGGAGAACTTACTGGAGATAA
- the ftsZ gene encoding cell division protein FtsZ, giving the protein MTVKNNLGSTQGNSDAEGKANPWLSADSANPFRRNERIVNPNNDSKDMPREESWSGDIIPSNAAKIKVIGVGGSGGNAVNRMIDSQVTGVEFWSVNTDAQALTLSKAQKRLQVGQKLTRGLGAGGNPAIGQKAAEESRDEILHALEGADLVFITAGLGGGTGTGGAPIVAEVAKEIGALTVGVVTRPFTFEGRRRISQADEGIAALQSRVDTLIVIPNNKLLSVINEQTPVQEAFRYADDVLRQGVQGISDIITIPGLVNVDFADVRAVMADAGSALLGIGIGSGKSRAREAAVAAIASPLLESSIDGAKGVVFNITGGTDLTLHEVNAAAETIYEVVDPNANIIFGAVIDERMQGEVKITVIATGFSGDNKQAIPVTREVNVQRGNTIPVIPAPGNPPQPQTPSNPAQPGLDIPDFLRRRKPPTR; this is encoded by the coding sequence ATGACAGTTAAGAATAATCTGGGGTCTACCCAAGGCAATTCTGATGCTGAAGGAAAAGCGAATCCCTGGTTGTCAGCAGATTCAGCCAATCCATTCCGTAGAAATGAACGAATAGTTAACCCTAATAATGATTCTAAAGATATGCCCCGCGAAGAATCTTGGAGTGGCGATATTATTCCCAGCAATGCTGCAAAGATCAAAGTAATTGGTGTGGGCGGCAGTGGCGGTAATGCTGTTAACCGGATGATTGACAGCCAGGTAACAGGTGTTGAGTTTTGGTCAGTGAATACCGATGCTCAAGCTTTAACTTTATCGAAAGCCCAAAAACGGTTACAAGTGGGTCAGAAATTAACTAGAGGCTTAGGGGCGGGTGGAAACCCCGCCATTGGTCAAAAAGCGGCGGAAGAATCACGGGATGAAATTCTTCATGCTTTGGAAGGGGCAGATTTAGTTTTTATTACCGCCGGATTAGGCGGTGGAACCGGAACGGGTGGAGCCCCGATTGTGGCAGAAGTCGCGAAAGAAATCGGTGCGTTAACCGTTGGGGTCGTCACTCGTCCGTTTACCTTTGAAGGACGCCGACGGATTTCTCAAGCGGATGAGGGAATTGCCGCCTTACAATCCCGTGTGGATACGTTAATTGTGATTCCGAATAATAAATTGTTATCGGTGATTAATGAACAAACCCCCGTACAGGAAGCGTTTCGCTATGCGGATGATGTCTTACGTCAAGGGGTACAGGGAATCTCTGATATTATTACGATTCCGGGTTTAGTCAACGTGGATTTCGCCGATGTGCGGGCGGTGATGGCCGATGCCGGGTCGGCTTTATTAGGCATTGGCATTGGTTCGGGCAAATCACGGGCTAGAGAAGCGGCCGTTGCTGCGATCGCCTCTCCCTTGTTAGAATCCTCCATTGATGGGGCGAAGGGGGTTGTATTTAATATTACTGGCGGTACGGATTTAACCTTACATGAGGTGAATGCGGCTGCTGAAACGATTTATGAAGTGGTTGATCCTAATGCCAATATTATCTTTGGGGCTGTGATTGATGAACGAATGCAGGGAGAAGTAAAAATCACGGTAATTGCCACTGGGTTTTCAGGAGACAATAAACAAGCTATCCCCGTAACCCGTGAAGTTAATGTACAACGGGGGAATACCATTCCGGTGATTCCTGCCCCAGGGAACCCACCCCAACCCCAAACTCCCTCTAACCCAGCCCAACCCGGATTAGATATTCCTGATTTTCTCCGTCGGCGCAAACCCCCTACTCGTTAG
- a CDS encoding late competence development ComFB family protein yields MTTLNTESGSVNTMAIGSNRRYHNVMEDLVTEEVKRQLASLPPRLSQYIKRVEVETYALNRLPPLYASSKEGWMQQLKRGQAEFSPSIKTAVRQAIAAVQRDLLRHSTPLSPEEATEVNQEIQKQEAPKRNVPRSEPWENTPPNLDQKVVHRHRAFADNYSRKEASIRDGWMG; encoded by the coding sequence GTGACAACACTGAATACCGAATCTGGCTCGGTCAATACTATGGCTATAGGTTCTAACCGCAGATATCACAACGTAATGGAAGACTTAGTAACTGAGGAAGTCAAACGTCAATTAGCTTCTCTTCCGCCACGACTTTCCCAATATATTAAGCGGGTTGAAGTGGAAACCTACGCGCTTAATCGTTTACCGCCACTTTACGCTTCCAGTAAAGAAGGTTGGATGCAGCAACTTAAACGGGGACAGGCAGAGTTTTCCCCCTCGATCAAAACCGCCGTGCGACAAGCGATCGCGGCGGTACAAAGAGACTTGCTGCGACATTCAACTCCTTTATCTCCAGAAGAAGCCACAGAGGTTAATCAAGAGATTCAGAAACAAGAGGCTCCCAAAAGGAATGTACCTCGCTCTGAACCTTGGGAAAATACACCGCCTAATCTTGATCAGAAAGTGGTGCATCGTCATCGTGCTTTTGCCGATAATTACTCGCGCAAAGAAGCTTCGATTCGAGACGGATGGATGGGTTAA
- the dndE gene encoding DNA sulfur modification protein DndE, with protein MEPPLERIRLSLTAKEQLTKLKRVTKIENWNILCRWALCRSLAESTIPSPVPIPSDSNVEMTWQVFGGQMCDLLLLALKQRCHNDHLGTDPETLATQFRLHLHRGISYLAGDPNLKQIEDLITLTQAQNSATP; from the coding sequence ATGGAACCCCCCTTAGAGCGAATTCGCCTATCCCTAACCGCGAAGGAGCAACTGACGAAACTTAAGCGAGTCACCAAAATAGAGAATTGGAATATCCTGTGTCGTTGGGCGTTGTGTCGTTCACTAGCGGAGTCAACAATTCCTTCCCCAGTTCCCATACCTAGCGATAGTAATGTTGAAATGACATGGCAAGTTTTTGGGGGTCAGATGTGTGATTTATTACTCCTTGCCCTCAAGCAACGTTGCCATAATGATCACTTAGGAACCGATCCCGAAACCCTCGCCACCCAGTTTCGCCTACACCTCCATCGAGGAATTAGTTACCTAGCCGGTGATCCCAATCTTAAACAGATTGAAGATTTAATCACCCTCACCCAAGCCCAAAATTCCGCCACCCCATAA
- the dndD gene encoding DNA sulfur modification protein DndD — translation MLFLELTLENFGPYRGKQVIDLRPKINDNGVSPIVLLGGMNGGGKTTLMDAMRLALYGQRAQCSTKGSLSYPDFLKQAVNKHTLPHEETSVELLFEHIVKNMQVQFRVKRRWTKNPKNGKDILGILIDDWPDSAWLETWDERIEDFFPIGISNLFLFDGEQVKELAELEAPPNVVVKAIQSLLGLELAERLAIDLDILANRKRKQLADSKELADLETIENKLNGYKLEWETAEKTVLELKEKAGIARKKLYEAKERFKLEGGKIASEQGQLEQQLKEEREKAKKHREFLGKLASEYLPLGLITPLLNQVQSQGEQELNWQKAKVAQDFIKERDQRLFQYLEELNITQNQLDQIKIYLKEDYQKFADDAENQDLILLGIDEKVFQDLKTVLDHQLPSQIKSSENTLEALRKIETVISSLEQQLAVAAPPEVYEQLLENVSQAQGELTKLETAIEEGEQRCKKCQSQYEKAKKDLEKYSQNTIDRKNVNHIIDSVAKVQSTLKVFKEKLTLKKLNKLEVEVTECFRYLLHKSDLVHRVIIQTEDFSLSLYDPQGQPVEKHRLSAGEKQLLAIAFLWGLARVSGRNLPIAIDTPLGRLDSSHRQNLIERYFPTASHQVILLSTDTEIAEKEVNSLREQEAIAREYLLKYDPKQRQTRIEPGYFF, via the coding sequence ATGCTTTTCTTAGAATTAACCTTAGAAAATTTCGGCCCCTATCGAGGGAAACAAGTGATTGATTTACGCCCTAAAATTAATGATAATGGTGTTAGTCCCATTGTCTTACTTGGAGGTATGAATGGGGGCGGGAAAACAACCTTAATGGATGCCATGCGTCTTGCCCTTTATGGACAACGGGCTCAATGTTCAACCAAGGGAAGTTTAAGTTATCCTGACTTTCTCAAACAAGCGGTTAATAAACATACCCTCCCCCATGAAGAAACCAGTGTCGAATTGTTATTTGAACATATTGTTAAAAATATGCAAGTTCAATTTCGGGTCAAACGTCGCTGGACAAAAAACCCGAAAAATGGTAAAGATATTCTAGGAATTTTAATTGATGATTGGCCTGACTCTGCTTGGTTAGAAACCTGGGATGAACGGATAGAAGATTTTTTTCCTATTGGGATTTCTAATTTATTTTTATTTGATGGCGAACAAGTTAAAGAATTAGCCGAGTTAGAAGCACCGCCGAATGTTGTTGTTAAAGCTATTCAATCTTTATTAGGGTTAGAATTAGCTGAACGGTTAGCGATAGATTTAGATATTCTAGCCAACCGTAAACGAAAGCAGTTAGCTGACTCTAAAGAATTAGCAGATTTAGAAACCATTGAAAACAAGTTAAATGGTTATAAATTAGAATGGGAGACGGCAGAAAAAACCGTGTTAGAACTGAAAGAAAAAGCAGGAATAGCCCGCAAAAAGTTATATGAAGCCAAGGAAAGGTTTAAATTAGAAGGGGGAAAAATTGCATCAGAACAAGGTCAACTTGAACAACAATTAAAAGAAGAACGGGAAAAAGCCAAAAAACATCGAGAGTTTTTGGGAAAATTAGCTTCTGAGTATTTGCCATTGGGTTTAATTACACCGTTATTAAATCAAGTGCAAAGCCAAGGAGAACAAGAATTAAATTGGCAAAAGGCAAAAGTAGCCCAAGATTTTATTAAAGAACGAGATCAACGATTATTTCAATATTTAGAAGAACTTAATATTACTCAAAACCAATTAGATCAGATTAAAATTTATTTAAAGGAGGATTATCAAAAATTTGCCGATGATGCTGAAAATCAAGACCTGATTCTTTTAGGAATAGATGAAAAAGTATTTCAAGACTTAAAAACCGTTTTAGATCATCAACTTCCCAGTCAAATTAAATCCTCTGAGAATACTTTAGAGGCTTTAAGAAAGATTGAAACAGTAATTTCTAGTTTGGAACAACAATTAGCCGTTGCTGCACCGCCAGAGGTGTATGAACAACTGTTAGAAAATGTTTCCCAAGCTCAAGGAGAATTAACCAAACTAGAAACGGCTATTGAGGAAGGAGAACAACGCTGTAAAAAATGCCAAAGCCAATATGAAAAAGCTAAAAAAGACTTAGAAAAATATAGTCAAAATACTATTGATCGAAAAAATGTTAATCATATTATTGATAGCGTGGCTAAAGTTCAAAGTACCTTAAAGGTTTTTAAAGAGAAATTAACTTTGAAAAAACTGAATAAATTAGAAGTAGAAGTAACAGAATGTTTTCGTTATTTATTACATAAATCCGACTTAGTGCATCGAGTTATTATCCAAACAGAAGATTTTAGTTTATCCCTCTATGATCCCCAAGGACAACCTGTTGAGAAACACCGCCTTTCAGCCGGAGAAAAACAACTGTTAGCGATCGCTTTTTTATGGGGGTTAGCGAGGGTTTCCGGTCGGAATTTACCCATTGCCATTGATACCCCATTAGGCCGTTTAGACTCCTCCCACCGTCAAAACTTAATTGAACGGTATTTTCCCACAGCCAGCCATCAAGTTATTTTACTCTCAACGGATACGGAAATTGCGGAAAAGGAAGTCAACAGTTTACGAGAACAAGAAGCCATTGCCCGTGAATATTTACTCAAATATGATCCAAAACAACGCCAAACCCGCATTGAACCCGGTTATTTCTTTTAA
- the dndC gene encoding DNA phosphorothioation system sulfurtransferase DndC, with amino-acid sequence MAAIQGELLSKSTIGEFIEDVNLLTKEIQDLYCLDEIPWVIGYSGGKDSTAILQLVWNAIAALPPEKRTKTISVITTDTLVENPIVSTWVKYSQERIKNAAQEQGIPIKPYLLKPELTETFWVGLIGKGYPPPRGKFRWCTERLKINPSNRFIRDVIRECGEVILVLGTRKAESQKRAERMKKLEKEKRVRDHLSPNMNLPNSLVYSPIEDWQNDEVWLYLMQWDNPWGHSNKDLLTMYRGASPDNECPLVVDTTTPTCGSSRFGCWVCTLVSQDKSLAAMIQNDVEKEWLQPLLDLRYELDVDKSRDRRDFRRRSGKVQLYERNLEGEVSVEPIPGPFTKEARDYWLKRLLKVQQEVHENAPEEMKDITLITIEELSEIRRIWLEERHEFDDSLPKIYEEIMGEPFEDPRIGAGNHVLGGDEWQLLEELSQGDTMYMELMAKLIDTERQYKTMARRTGIYDDLERCFETSSRPQQDAIENAHYERNLKEAAKTGSVEQVKQAVEGKNPDPPQQLSWATLKFQNPS; translated from the coding sequence ATGGCTGCAATTCAGGGCGAGCTTTTATCAAAATCTACTATTGGTGAGTTCATAGAAGATGTTAATCTTTTAACCAAGGAAATTCAAGATTTATACTGTCTTGATGAAATTCCTTGGGTTATAGGCTATTCAGGTGGTAAGGATAGCACTGCTATCTTACAATTAGTTTGGAATGCGATCGCTGCACTCCCCCCAGAAAAACGGACTAAAACAATTTCTGTTATTACAACCGATACGCTAGTAGAAAACCCGATTGTTTCTACTTGGGTCAAGTATTCCCAGGAACGAATAAAAAATGCTGCTCAAGAACAGGGAATACCCATAAAACCCTATTTATTAAAACCAGAATTAACAGAAACATTTTGGGTGGGTTTAATTGGTAAAGGATATCCACCGCCTCGTGGAAAATTTCGATGGTGTACTGAAAGGTTAAAAATTAATCCTTCTAATCGCTTTATTCGTGATGTTATTCGAGAGTGTGGTGAGGTTATTTTAGTTTTAGGAACTCGTAAAGCAGAAAGCCAAAAACGCGCTGAAAGGATGAAAAAGCTAGAAAAAGAAAAAAGAGTTAGAGATCATCTAAGCCCAAACATGAATTTACCTAACTCTTTAGTCTATAGTCCGATTGAAGATTGGCAAAATGATGAAGTTTGGCTCTATTTAATGCAATGGGATAACCCTTGGGGACATAGTAATAAAGATTTACTAACGATGTATCGTGGTGCTAGTCCAGATAATGAATGTCCTCTTGTTGTTGATACTACAACACCAACTTGTGGTAGTTCTCGGTTTGGTTGTTGGGTTTGTACTCTTGTCAGTCAAGATAAATCCTTAGCAGCAATGATCCAAAATGATGTAGAAAAAGAGTGGCTACAACCTTTATTAGATTTACGTTATGAGTTAGATGTTGATAAAAGTAGAGACAGGCGAGATTTTAGGCGCAGAAGTGGAAAAGTTCAACTTTATGAACGCAACTTAGAAGGAGAAGTATCTGTAGAACCAATTCCTGGTCCTTTTACGAAAGAAGCAAGAGACTATTGGTTAAAAAGACTTCTTAAGGTTCAGCAAGAAGTTCATGAGAATGCTCCTGAAGAGATGAAAGACATTACATTAATTACAATTGAAGAACTTAGCGAAATACGCCGAATATGGTTAGAAGAAAGACACGAATTTGATGATAGTTTACCCAAAATTTATGAGGAAATTATGGGAGAACCCTTTGAAGACCCCCGTATCGGTGCGGGAAATCATGTTCTGGGTGGAGATGAATGGCAACTATTAGAAGAACTGAGCCAGGGAGATACAATGTATATGGAACTGATGGCTAAACTCATTGATACTGAACGTCAGTATAAAACAATGGCAAGACGGACTGGAATTTATGATGATTTAGAACGTTGTTTTGAAACCAGTTCTCGACCACAACAAGATGCTATTGAAAATGCACATTATGAACGTAATTTAAAAGAAGCCGCAAAAACCGGAAGCGTTGAACAAGTTAAGCAAGCGGTTGAGGGAAAAAACCCCGACCCTCCTCAACAGTTAAGTTGGGCAACTTTGAAATTTCAAAACCCCTCTTAA